Part of the Pseudarthrobacter sp. NBSH8 genome is shown below.
GCGCAGCTCAACCAGCAGTTCCTCAAGCTGTACGGCCAACTCGGGGCCGGCCGCGAAGGGCGCGCTCTGAATGTCTGCCTGCTCGGCCAGATAGTCGATTGACTCGCGCAGTAGGTCCACGACGCGCTGTACCGCCGCCTCGGCGGGTGCCACGGTCCGGGAGATGACCGAAGCCAACGGGAGCTCCCGCAGCAGCGCCCAGGAGTTGATGACCTCGGGGTGATTGATGGCGTAGGGCACCATGCCCAGTCCGGTGGCATTGCCCATGCCCAGGTAGCGGCGCCAGGGTCCGCTGAGCCTTGCCGCCTTCGGGTTGCGGGCCGCGGCGCAGGCCTCCACCAAGTCATAGCTGAATTCGCGCATCAGCCAGGCCGTGAGCATGTGTGCCCGGTAGGGAACCGCCAGCGGGTGGCCGTCCGCAAAACCTTCGTAGTCGGCCAGTCCGCATTTACCGTTGCTGTAGAACGCCGTGCTGCGAATGATGTAAGGCGATCCGCCGAACTTTTCGCTCTCGGGTTGCTCTCCCCGGGCCAAGCGGTCCGTGACGTATTCAAAGAAACGTTCGCTCCGGTTGGCGCGCGTCCAGATCAGGGATCCCTGCTCGGCGCGGCCGGCTTCCTGCAGCGGCACCTGGGTCCGCATCCGGGCCAGACGATCCGCATCCACGCTGCCTTCGACCAGTGCAGCGGTGATGTCCCAGGCCTTCGCGATCACCCGGTCGGTGCGCTCTGCCTCGCTCAGACGCTGCGAGAATGCCACAAAGCTCCACAGGTGGGTTTCTGCACGGACCTCATAGATTGCCTCGCCGCGGCCTTGGACGTCGACATCAAAGTAGGTGCGCTCGATCTGCCAGCCGGCACGCACCGCACGGCGGATCATCGAACGGATGAAGCTGTGCCGGGTTGCCCGGGCACCGCCCATGTCCGCCGGATCCATCACGGTGTTTGGCGGGCGCAACATCGATTGCGTGGTCATCTCAATGCCTTTGGTCATTGCAGGTGCGCTCACGAGACACGCCCCTGCGGTGCGACGCGTACGTAGGCGGTCTTGGTCTCGGTAAAGAAGTCCGCGACAACATCGCTGTTTTGTTCGCGCGGGGCCGGGAAGGAGGAATCGCGAAGTCCGCCAAACGGCGCATGGACCTCTGAACCGGTGGAAGGTGCGTTGACCTTGATCAATCCGGCGACCACTTCGTTGAGGCAGCGGCGGATGGCGTGCTCGTCGCGGGTGAAGACCGATGCGGTCAGGCCGAAGTCGGTGGCATTGGCCAAAGTGATGGCCTCATCGAGGTCCGCGACGCGCATCAGCGTCACGATCGGACCGAACACTTCTTCGTGGGTGATGGTCAAGGCATCGGTTCCGGCGAGCAGCGTGGGCAGGACGTAGTGCCCCGGAGCGTCCGACTTTGATCCTTGCGCCAAAACCGTTGCACCCTCGGCTTGGGCCTGGGACAGTGCGGCTTCGATGTCGCTTCGGGCGCGGTCTGAGACAACCGGGCCCATGTCCGATGTTGCTTCGGTTCCCGGGCCGGCGACCAGGGCGTTGACCAGCGGCACCAGGGCTTCGACCAGACGGTCGTGGACGTCCCCGACGGCGATGATGCGGCGGGTGGCAGTGCATTTCTGGCCGGTGCTGCTCATGGCGGCCGCCACAATGGCGGCCGCGGCACTGGCGACGTCCGCATCCGGCATGACGATGGCGGCATTGTGCCCGCCCAGTTCCATCTGCAGCTTCGCGCCACGAAGCACCACTCGTTCGCGGATCTGGTGGCCCACCGGAACGGAGCCCGTAAAGGTCACTGCGGCGATTCCCTCGTGTTCGACCAGACTCGATCCCAAGGAGCCCGGGCCCAGGACCAGGTTCAGGACACCGGCGGGAACGCCGGCTTCAACAAGGATCTCGGCGAAGGCCAGGGCGACGGCGGGGGTATCGCTGGCCGGCTTCCACACGACTGTGTTGCCCCAGAGCAGCGCCGGTGCGATTTTCCAGGCCGGAATCTGCAGCGGGAAGTTCCAGGGGGTGATGACCCCGACCACGCCTACCGGGCGGCGGATGGTACGGACGAGTTCATCGGCATTGCCCGACGGGTAGGTGACGCCGTCGGCGCGGCGGGCCGAGCCGGCCTGGTAGTACAGGGTCTCCACGGTGGCACCGACTTCGCCTCGGGAGTCGGCCAGGGTCTTGCCCTGTTCGCGGGTCATCAGCACAGCAATGTCTTCGCCGCGCTCCTCCAGGAGCTGTGCAGCACGCCGCAGCACGCGTCCGCGGCCCAGGATTCCCACCCGGTCCCAGCCGGCCAGCGCGGCACGGCCGGCGGCGATGGCTGCTTCCAGCGTTTGAGTGGTGGCTGTGGCGTAGCGGGCAACCACTTCGCCGGGGTCGGCCGGGTTGAAACTTTGGGCTTCGGCTCCGGTTGCGCTGTCCCACTGGCCGTTGATGAGCTGTTTGAGTTCCAGGGTTTGGGTGGTTGTGGTGTTCACGGTGTGGTTCCTGCTTTCTAGCTGCGGTGTATCGAATCTGTGATCCACGATACGGGGGTCGCTTATCATAGAGAAGTATTTATTGCCTATTGATTCATAAGCAGAGACACTTAGTATTTATGGAACTGAGACAGCTTCGCTACTTCATCGCGGTCGCCGAGGAAATGCATTTCAACCGGGCCGCTGCGCGCCTGCACATCGCCCAACCGGCGCTGAGCCAGCAGATCCAGCGCCTGGAAAGAAACCTGAAAACCCAGCTCTTCGTCCGCACCACCCGATCGGTGGAGATCACGGACACAGGCCGCGTGCTCCTCGAGGCAGCCCGTCGGGTCATCTCCGAAGCGGAGCGCGCAGAAAGCCAAGTGGAACTGGCCACCCGTGGCAGCACGGGGCTTCTCAGGGTTGGATTTGTCAGCTCCGCTGCCCTGTTCTTGTTGCCGGGCATGGTCAACAGCATGCATGAGCAGTGGCCGCAGGTGCAGTTCCAGCTCCAGGAAAACACCACCGAACGGCAAATCCAGGGGGTACTCGAGGGCCAGCTGGATGTCGGCATCGTTCGGGAAATCGAGCCCATCGAAGGAATTCATGTCACCGCGCTGAGGCGTGAACCGCTGATCGTTGCGGTGCCGCATTCCCATCCTCTGGCCCAGCGGGCAAGCGTCCCGTTGAAGGAACTCGCGGGGCAGGATTTCGTGGTTTTCCCGCGCCATCAGGTCTCGCGGCTTTACGACCTGATTTCCGCCCTGTGCATCCAGGCGGGGTTTCATATCAGGGTCGCCCAGGAAGCCATTCAGTTCCCCACCATCCTGGGGCTCGTGGCGGCCCGCACAGGGATCGCTATCGTCCCGGAG
Proteins encoded:
- a CDS encoding aldehyde dehydrogenase, whose protein sequence is MNTTTTQTLELKQLINGQWDSATGAEAQSFNPADPGEVVARYATATTQTLEAAIAAGRAALAGWDRVGILGRGRVLRRAAQLLEERGEDIAVLMTREQGKTLADSRGEVGATVETLYYQAGSARRADGVTYPSGNADELVRTIRRPVGVVGVITPWNFPLQIPAWKIAPALLWGNTVVWKPASDTPAVALAFAEILVEAGVPAGVLNLVLGPGSLGSSLVEHEGIAAVTFTGSVPVGHQIRERVVLRGAKLQMELGGHNAAIVMPDADVASAAAAIVAAAMSSTGQKCTATRRIIAVGDVHDRLVEALVPLVNALVAGPGTEATSDMGPVVSDRARSDIEAALSQAQAEGATVLAQGSKSDAPGHYVLPTLLAGTDALTITHEEVFGPIVTLMRVADLDEAITLANATDFGLTASVFTRDEHAIRRCLNEVVAGLIKVNAPSTGSEVHAPFGGLRDSSFPAPREQNSDVVADFFTETKTAYVRVAPQGRVS
- a CDS encoding LysR family transcriptional regulator — protein: MELRQLRYFIAVAEEMHFNRAAARLHIAQPALSQQIQRLERNLKTQLFVRTTRSVEITDTGRVLLEAARRVISEAERAESQVELATRGSTGLLRVGFVSSAALFLLPGMVNSMHEQWPQVQFQLQENTTERQIQGVLEGQLDVGIVREIEPIEGIHVTALRREPLIVAVPHSHPLAQRASVPLKELAGQDFVVFPRHQVSRLYDLISALCIQAGFHIRVAQEAIQFPTILGLVAARTGIAIVPESLRALQIPGVAYLDLTDAAAYSRVSLICAEGRQDSALVERFMEAGGV